Genomic DNA from Solanum pennellii chromosome 3, SPENNV200:
atcaacaatGGCAACCCAATCCTGTCAACAAGCATTTAAACTGATTTATTAAATGGAAAGTGCAGTTACTCGCATTCTAAAAAGTACAGCATTTGAAATAAACAAATACCTCGTCACTGTCACCATCATCATTGTCATCTTCATCGAGGTCATCTTCGTCATCAATATCACTGTCCTCATCGTCAAAATCATCTATGCCATAATCAACTTCAGATTGACCAAATGACTCTAGTTCACGTAGCATTTCAGCAGTATCTAGGCCAATAATTACTTGCTGCATCGTATTTGAAATTTAAGCAAGCATTCAGAACTCTTTTCTTATCAACTTTTGGTCATTTACAACCTAGCAAGGTAACAAAAAAGatcttttttgataaatttaaaaaaactgaCTTATGTCAGCTTAATCATAGGTACTAACATTTATGCATACACATAGCTTCCTATCAATATtcaaaattctctttttttcctttcctgAAATGCTAAAAGAGCTCCAAGATGGTTGGAACCAACAAACATGTTTAAAAGCAAACTTCCAGTTTGTCTAAAAATAACTGATATTTGAAGACAGGCAAGTAATTACATGATAGAACAGTCTTTCCATGGGAAGATGATTATAGAAACAACAATCAAGAAGTTTCTTTACTCAGACAAACTTATCCTGCATGGTAGATAAACTAGAATAATACAACTTGCACCGTTATACATTGATGACATGAACTTCTGCAAAAGGTTAGTACATATCATCCTGGACCATTGACTAATCAAGAAACATGTATGCAACATGGCAGAATCATTTGGAAATAATCACAGAAGGCAGTATGCTCGGTCTGATCCAATCACAAAAATATGTAAATGAACAATGCATCAAATTGACCATTCTGCAAACATGAAACAGACAGAACTTTTTAACTTCAATGTCCATACCACAACGTTTTCTTCAGCTGTCAGAGTTTGCAGGATGTCTTCATCATTCTTCACTTGAAAGTAGATGTCTGACCAAAAGGCAAAGCACATAAACCTTCATAACTACCAAAATGTACTAGTGGTAGGAAAACATGCTAAATGACAAGAATTGAGCAGCTTACTTCCAAGTTCATCAGTTATATAAGGCAAGTCTGGCCAGAAAATGTTCTCCTGCACTTCATTGTTGACCACACCTGAAAACATGAGTGTTGCTTTGCTGTTTACCTACAGATCAAGTAGGAAAACAAATATTAGCTTTCTGAAGACAACTAGCTACAGTGATAAATAGCTATCCGAGTTCATCAGTTATCTGGCCAGGAAAAGTTCTCATGCACTATTTACTAAACCTGAAATCGTTAGTGTTGCTCTGGTGTATAACTAAAGATCATGTGGTAATGGAAATTGTATTATATTTGCTCATGACAGGGTAGAGGGGAAGCAGAAAGATATTGAGAGCCTGGGAGTAATGTCCTGACACTGGATGTTTGTATGGCTACTCTCTGACCACCATGGATGACCCTGGATGCTATCCAGCTTTCCAAGGGCCACTGTGAAACAATAATTCAGTAAGGAAATAAAATCTTTAAGTCATCCAAaactttctcttcttctttctttataatatttCCAACAGCTAATGACTAAATCTCTATACATTTGCATTCAAAAACAGCATATGCTTCCAACATACGATCAAATAAAGCAAGCATGATACAATAGTATTTACAGGTACCTCAATGATTGTTCTAGCAGTTTCAGCTGGCGACAGTTGAGCTTCCTCATTCTCCCCATTTTCCGAATCCGAAATGTCTTCAAACGGATGATACCTGGATGGCTTCGCATTCTGTTTCACTGGTCCAGAACTCGCATTAGGCTGATCTCTCGCACTTGCTTTAATTCCACATTTTCCCTTACCCGTTCTTATTCTACCACCACAATACTCCGTTGTCAACCTCCTTATCTTATTCCTACAAGCAAACAGTACATATACCGCAACGAGTTTACAACATCATTTGAGCTTGCACTGTGTGCTTTTTACTGttagtatataataataatcagCTGGATCAGTAATAGAGACAGTAAAAGGAAAACTAGTACCGAGGGATGAAGAAACTGGCGGAGTGAGAAAACCGGCGGGAGGTGCGGTTGAAGTTACCGGCGGGGAAACGAACGGCGACGGCGGCAGGTTCTACCATAAGCATTTTTCAAGTTTTCAGCAACTGAGGAATTGAATTAACGGGAAGAGATCGGTGAAATAGAAGCAAAAAGTAGAGGGGATTTTCAAAGATCTTCTTCGTCCATCAATCTTTTATCCATTTGAAAGCGCCTCgcttgtttcttcttctttattcattagcAATATGCGATAAAAGATTCCATGTCTGCTCCCATACCGTCCCTACAGCTGAGTCCACCTTCCAAAATAACGGTGTGTAATTACTGTAATGCCCTTGGGGTTCATTTGGTGGTTCACTAGGATAAACCCTCCCACTGAGAAAATATCTCAGTTCTCCATGTGTGCGAACGGACTTTGTTCTTGGGAAGCCATTAAAATACAGTTTCACTTTCAGCTCTCAATTAGTTGTGAGTATTTTCTGGTAAATTTTTCAGTCTTCTTGATTTTTGGACCATGTTGGTTGCAGTTATTGAccataaagagaaaaaaagatttgTCTTTTTAACCTCCCACTACAATCTCCCACCCTTTTTGCTTTCGGTGATTCAAAACCACTACCACGGGGTtggaggtggaggtggaggtggaGATAGAGGATGCTTATCATTCGAGCAACCCtttcatcaaaatataattttttttttctgtgtgGAGTGTATGGATAAGGTTTTAAAATGAGGGAAGAGTGTTCTTTTATCTAATTCTTGAATTGTGTGTTGCAGGAGTTCCAACTGATGCTTTTTCTTTCCCACTGAGAATGCTTTGTCTGAGGTATTCTCCGGTAATTTTTACTACTAGAAGACAGGAAACAGTTCAGCTCCCCAAGAACTATAATCGTAACGTTGTGGTAAGATTCTGCAGATATTTTTGAAGCCTAACAAATTCGTTGTTCCCCACTGCTATGTAAGTTCTATAAAGGCTAAGCTGCTAGCTGCAGTGCTAATGTCAATACGTTTGAAAGTTATTAGAAAGTAATAAGAGAAAAGGATTTAATATTTTGGAAATGAAAAAACTTGTAGAAGTTTAGAGAAACCCTATGGTAACTGTAAAGGACTTCAATTTTCCTTCAGGAGGAATCAGAGGTTACGCCTCACTTGGACGATTAAAAGAAATATGCTCAATTTGGGTTCCTGTGATTCATTATTGTTTGCCTTGTCTTCCTTTTCCTCTTTTAGGTACACACGGCTCTTTTCTATTTCCTCTCTTCTTGCTCTTGAAGTCACCTCTCTGTCATATTCTGATGTTTCTCAGGTGTGCGAAGCTAAAGGTCCACGACCAAGGTATCCTCGAGTgtggaaaacaaaaaagaaaatagggacCATTTCCAAGTCACTGAAGCTTGTTGAGTGTGTAAGATTCTCTTTTAcagtatttcttttttttggtatgATTTCAAGACACAAGGTTTCAATTTCTCGGCATTAACATGAGTGTTTACCTCAGGTTCTTGTCTTAGTTTCCCTTCTGTATGCATAATCAAGAAATTACTATTGATCACCCCCACATGAACAGGCACCTGCATCCtaaataatgatataatatataagTCTGGTTTAACAGAATTTTAGCTTACTTTTGGATTTTCTCTTTGTAGATAAAGGGATTATCAAATGTCAAGGAAGAAGTCTACGGAGCGCTTGATTCATTCATTGCATGGGAACTGGAGTTCCCTCTGATCACAGTGAAGAAAGCATTAAAAATTCTTGAGAATGAAAAAGAGTGGAAAAGGATAATTCAGGTATCATCCTATCTGGTGACCTAAGTTTTCATTCCTTAAAAGGCTTATCAGGTCCTAGTATAAATTTTACCAATCGAGGGTATCTAATTTTAGGTGACAAAGTGGATGTTGAGTAAAGGTCAAGGGAGAACAATGGGAAGCTATTTTGCGTTGTTAAATGCCTTGGCTGAGGATGGAAGACTTGAGGAAGCTGAAGAGCTTTGGCTGAAATTATTCTCTCAGAATCTGGAAAGCATGCCTCGTATTTTCTTTCAGAAAATGATAGCCATATACTATCACAAGGAGATGAATGAGAAGATGTTTGAGGTATCCAACATTTTTTATGCCTTCCCTTTTTGTTGCTTCTGTACTCATTCTCTTCAATTAATTGGTTTCTCTCCAGTAATACCTTGATAGTTCTGTTTCCATGGAATAGTGCCTTTTGATAAGTGATTTTTTTCAATGGTAATGGAACAGTCCAACTATATGCTACAAGACTTTGGCAACTAAGAAGCATTATGTGTGActttttcctcttctctttttttaataaacttaaGAAGCTAGCAATGAATTAATGTAGTAGTCTAAGAAGGATTGTGGTAAAACCTAATGTACAAAGGAAGCAATGCAAACATACAATTTCAGAGAAGTGGTTCTCAGAAAACAAATTAATGAAAGAAAGTTCACATTTCATCCGTTGAACCATTGTGTGTTCTTATTTTGGTCTTGGTATGTCTTCCCACAGTGAGAAACACTTATTTTTCCATTTGAATGAAACCCTGATTAGTTCTCTTGATAGAGGAGTCAACAATATCATATAGGAACTTAAATGTGTGGTTTTTGCCTCGTGATATCCCTTCTTTTAAGCCAATTTCGCAATACCACCTCAGCCTTTTTCACATACAAATACCTTGAGGTTGCTAAGACATATATAAGAGATAGTAGCAAGTTTGCTATATGTGAGGGAGTTTAGGGTGTTTAGGGAATGGGTAGTGAAGACTGAAGAGAACAATTTGAGGTTGGTAACTGCCAAAAGAACTGTTTATATTGCAACAACTAAACTAGCTCAAATCTGATATGTTGAAGTTACAGATTAAGCACAAAAATACAGGAAGGAAAATAGAACTAAGCCGAAAAGAGAGTACTTCATATAATAAACACAGCTTCAGTGGATGATTTCAGCAGAACCTGTTCATGTAAAATAGATTAAGCTTTTGATGTTTGTGTTCACAATTATTGTACTCTTTAATTGTGGATTACCTATCACTTCCAGATGCTAACTAAACATCACGAGGGAATATGAGTTTCTTCCCTGTATGCCTAGCCATCTTGAGGTTGCTATGGATGGAAAGTGAATACTTCACAACCATGTTGGATAAGTGGGTTGGTGCCTTCAAAATAAGTTAAGATTTGGCTTGCGAAAGTAAGTGCTATTCTTGGGCAACACCAAGCTAGTATGGGGTTATTGGTACGAATGTTGCACCAACAACCTTTTCGGGAGAATAGGCTTGGTACCTTCCATCACGGGGGAAATTATTCTCCTAGAGTGAGCTCTGCCATTAGGTCAATGCCAAAACTAGCGCAGGGCATGCTCACGGGCCTCAACAACCATAAGAAAGACTTGTGAGCAAGCTTCTTTGTGAGAGTTCGAGTGTAGGTGGAGAAAACCACCATACCACTGAATGTTTTTACATACTTTTGCTTCGACTGTTTTGGTTTGAGAAGGTATTGACAGCAGTTGGAATTGTTCGGGATTCTCTTACTCTTCTTTCAATTGACACTATATATTGGTAGGAAGCTTTTTCCTCTACATGAACCATCAATGTATAGTATTCTTAATTGAATTAGTGTTCCATGTCTGTTTCATTGCTGATATGTAGATTTTTATTCATCTGCAGATATTCGCAGACATGGAAGAGCTTGGTATTAGGCCAACTGTGCCAGTTGTCAAAATGGTGGGAAATGTTTTTCAGAAACTGGGAATGTTGGACAAGTACcagaaattaaataagaaatatcCACCCCCAAAGTGGGAATATCGATACATAAAAGGAAAGAGGGTTAAAATAAGAACAAAAGATCTTGATAAATCTCACGATCATGATGTTGAAAGTAAGTCTGAAGAGGTAGATGAGTCTGAGTTCGACGAGAACTCACAAGATCAAGCAAATGAAGATTATGTAGAGCAAATCGAAGACGCTGAAGAGTGTGAACCTGGTGAAATATCAGTTGTATCCAGGGAAACAAGGGAATCCTCTATGTCAACTTAATGATTTGAATTCCTATAAAGTAATCATTCGTTTGACATTTATTGTTGTGATTCTTCTCGTGTGATGAATTTAACTGCTCATTGTCAAATGAACCAAGAGGAAAACCCAAAACTATTAGCTGCAATTTAAGTTAATCTGCCCCATAACTGCAATGTATTCAAGTGAAATGAGAGGGCAAGAACCAAGTGAAGGGATTTTTATCCTGCAAATATATCAAGAGATGAGTGTCGTAAGTAAGGATGATAAAACCTGCTCCAAGTTCAGGCTGGTCCCTGGTTTGTTCATTTATTAACTCAATTTGTTTTGATCTGCCCATTTAAAAGCTTGAGTTGGTATATTATCAAAATTGATCTATATTAACcttgtcaaaatattttgtaaaagaaCAGTTTAGTTTGATGAGTACAACAATAAACAGATGAAATTATTAGGtacttaaacaaattataagaaaacaaaaagagatCAACACTAAGAAATAATTTGTTTACTCATTTTAACCCAAGTAACTGTCTAGAAAATGAATAGCGTTATTTCAGCAGATACTAAAATACAGACCCCATTATGCAAATCGAATTTGCCTTGGAACTTACTTTCTACCCTTTCTTCGAGCGGAGCCATTAGCAAAGCCCTTTCTATTAGAATTATTGTTTGGTTTGTCAACCTCATCATCCTCGTCTTCATCCTTgtcctcatcctcatcctcatcctcgCTATACTCGCTCTGATCACCTTCTTCGTCCTCTTCAATGTCATCTTCGTCTTCATCTTCAACGTCATTCTCATCCTGCACTCCCCCAGCCACATGACCACCTCGACTTCCAGCTCTGCTCCTTTTCAATACTTTTAGTTTTAAGTTTGTCTTTGTGTCGCAGCCAATCCATGCGTCACACATCAAATGACTGTTTAAACTGTAACTTCCTGCCTGTGGAGCTTGGATCTTGCCCAAGatcagtcggcaccctctcttAACTTTCGCAACAGCATCTTTAACAGCAGCAGCAATCTCCTCCATATTTGCCCCCGATGCTTCCATTTTCGCTTCGGTTATTGTTGAAGCAGTTGTTATGGCTGCTGCTTCATCCATAAAGTTGATACTTTCAGAAAACCAGACATCATTTGAATTGGCATCTGCAAGTAAAAACCAGAAATTCTCTCCCTTGGGGAATGGATAGTATGGAGCATGTGGAAGAGCAGCGATCAAACCATTAGCACGTCTGACTGTCACCCATGCCTGCACGGTGACAATGTCCCCCTCTTGGATGCCTTCCTCGCCCTCAGTCTCGCATGTAACTTCAACTGTTGCACGAGGCATCAATTCTAGCACCTTCTCTACGTCTTGCACTTCAGCAGCGGATAGGCCAGCAACATCAGAAAGCAGCTCAGCACGTTCTTGAAGGGTCATGTCCAGGAGGTTCTGTAGTGTACGCACCTTCCATGGACAAAAAAGAGTAAAGGTTATGACTATGACAAGAACCATGTCTTGAGTAATGATTAAACAATTATAGAGTGGTAAATATGAACAGAAGAAAGAATGCTGCATGTACTCGCAAGCAAACAACCACACTTTTCTAATAACTGTCTATAGCCAACTTCTCAAGGAACGTCTCTGATATGTCTGAATAGGAAAAGATGCTTACCTTCTTCGCTATCTTTGTGATGACTGCATCGTTAAAATTTGGAAGCTGTAAAAGCGAAGCAACACCATCAGAGGATCCTGAACCTGCCTTCCTAGCACTAAGGGGAACGGCCTGCATTCACAACAGACGAACAAGATTCAATATTCTGAAAATCTGAAGCTTTTACCTTAATGCGGATAATATGAGGTCGCACACACCTCAAGGTACAATGAAAAGGAGGCATGTTGACAGTGACCTACCAACTAGGACAGTTTGGTCCAGTTAAAACTCCAGGGGGGAATGGAACCGGTTCAAAGCCCAAAATTACTAGCTTTTACTAGGAGAGCCCCGGGTTTGTTTAAACTTATTgttcataattttgaagaatgtaAGACATTACATtgtaaaatgtaattatttacAAATCTTAAATTGAAACTTCAAAAAATACCAACTGTAGATGTGGCAAAATCAGCCCATGGAATCATAAACCGACCAACCCGACCAAGTTTGGGCGGATTATTGACCCGTCAATTTCAGGCCATCAAAGTTGGGGCTGATATGTAACCCACATTAATCCATGAGaaattttgtcaaaatatttttaaaaaaagacattttttttatttggtttgtcaTATATACTCgcaaagtaaaataataattttattaggtactaagaaatttatgaaagaacaaaaaagcattaaaaattaGTAAAGGCAGGTTGGGTTTTGACTCGCATTTCAACCTATTTCAGCCAAAGTAACTTTTGAATGGATCAATAACCCACCCATTTTGATAACTCAACCCGTCTTGACCTGCCCAAATTCAGCCCATTCCGCCCATTTGCCAACTCGAATTAACGGCAGAAGATTACAGAGAAGCTGATGATTATTCAAAGAATTCTTCAAATTGAAACctcaaatattatcaaaatgCAAGTTACTTTTTATTACAAGCCCACCCGGTCCTGGTCCATTCCAATAGCTAGCCTAGCCCGGTCTTCATTGATTTTGGGAGACAATTGGGACCAGCCCAGCCTGTCTGGGACAGTTTCGGAACCCATTTTCTTGGCCTGTTAGGTCGGTCTCCTGGGCCAACCAGACTCAGTTTCCAGGTCTAGTCAACAGGGAAAATCTAATTTGCTCTCATGTGTATGTAGAGATAGTAGGTTACCTCCCTTTAACCAAAACATAATCAAAGTACCTCCTCATGGATGTAAAGACTTTGCTAAATCAACCTAAACTTTAGCAGTTGAATGACAAAACTATGCTTACAGACACTTTAGTAGTAGTAAATAAGTCATTTGACACGATCACAGAAGTATTGCTTAAACAGCACTAGATGAAAGACCTGAATTATGCACTGGGAGAGCTCGACGATTCCAATTGCAGGCCTTAGCCAACCATGTCCCTTAGCAGTGCGTGGCACAGTTGCCATCTGCATGAACAATAAACAAGATGACCAACTCCAAGTCACAGTTGAAAAAGAGGGTAGATAAGAAACCAAAAGTTAAAGTTTAAAGTCAACTTATATTAGCCAACACATACTTAACAGCAGCAAATCATATTcatgtacaaaaaaaaatggatggATGGCTGCATAACATCAGACTATCTCAACCTAAAAGAAAAGTTGTTCGACAAAATAAGTTCAAAACTACATCTATAagatatcaactaaactatctCAAACACATAATactgattaaaaaaaatcttccaaAGTTTCCACCTAACCGCCATAAATATGCCAAGTAATGTGAAATACTGTTCTAATATCTTCGTTCTGCCCTCACAATTTACATTTTACTATGATGCAAACGAGAAGTAGATTAGGAGTCTGGATTGCTGAAGATCAGAAAGGAGAATTTAAAGAATGGAAACTTGGTTAAGACAATTCTTCAAAACTTAATTGCTAAAAAGCTTGTCAACCTAGACTGGCTTGTGTATGTCAAACCCAGGTCAGTTTCCCAAGAATGTTACAGTTTGAGCTTGCCTTTTAATGTCTTACTCTATTTCCAGGCAATTTTATAGTTATCCTTTTATTTACTTTGGAGTGTTTGTTGTGGTTGTTCTATTTGGAAAATAAAAGGTGGTGTGTTTTTTAGCAAGAAAAACAAGAGAATTACTTCCATTTGGACCGCCTATTAGCTTTCCCACCAGTAACCTAGTACTTCCATAACAAATTCAATCTATCAAATTCAACTCAAAGTACCAAAAGTCAGCATATGTACCATCTGATGAATAATAATAGCATGAAACAAACTCTCAGATGTAAAACTGCATGATACTAAAAGTAATGCACAAATTTACCTTGATTAGCCCTTCGAGAAGGCGAGGCGTAAACTGCAGCACATGTTTGTAATCCTGCTGCAAGTTACTAGAGAAAGTGTCTGCTTTACGAAGTAAATGGGCTTGAATCAACAATTCGGcctgaaaaagaaaggaaaacaagcttactacaagagatttATGGTAAATACAAAATGCTTCAAGTATCATGACTCATTGCTATATCTCTTTTGAACTTCACCTTAACAATAGCTGGAAGTTGTTTCCAAAATTTTGCTTGTTCCTGTCTGGCATTCTTACCATCCAGGTTCAGTTCACTTTTCACAAGTTTGAAGAGTTCCTGAAGAGGTTCATCATCAGCTCTTCGAACTGGAATATCCATGAACTCAGCTGCCTTGACGAATACATCCATAACTTTGCTGTCATTTCAAATATCGCGAGTCATTTAAAAACAATCACATACATACTGAACACACTCAATATCAACCAAGGCAAAATGCTTAATTTTCAAAGATTGAGGAAGGAgtacataattaaaacatgtcaAACAGCCTCTCACCTTCCACACCTTTCTGTAGGATGTGATTTTAATGTGTAATGATCAAGATTGTTTAACAAAAAGGAACAAGATAATTGGAACAACATTAAGgacaacaaagaaaatattttgatgaagaacAATAAGGAAATATTTTCTTTGGACACATAGTTGTCAttgtgaatgaaaataacttt
This window encodes:
- the LOC107014244 gene encoding dnaJ protein ERDJ2A, yielding MADTGENSALFPIFILSIIALPLVPYTILKLFRVASKKEKSIHCACSVCSRSGKYRKSIFGRISKFSTCSNFTLLLLWVIVIFLVYSIKQSSREIEAFDPFSILGLAPGVTESAIKKAYRRLSIQYHPDKNPDPAAHKYFVEYISKAYQALTDPVSRENFEKYGHPDGRQGFQMGIALPQFLLDFNGSSGGILLLWILGGFILLPMAFGVVYLSRASKYGGNNVRRETLITYFELVKPSLAPSKVMDVFVKAAEFMDIPVRRADDEPLQELFKLVKSELNLDGKNARQEQAKFWKQLPAIVKAELLIQAHLLRKADTFSSNLQQDYKHVLQFTPRLLEGLIKMATVPRTAKGHGWLRPAIGIVELSQCIIQAVPLSARKAGSGSSDGVASLLQLPNFNDAVITKIAKKVRTLQNLLDMTLQERAELLSDVAGLSAAEVQDVEKVLELMPRATVEVTCETEGEEGIQEGDIVTVQAWVTVRRANGLIAALPHAPYYPFPKGENFWFLLADANSNDVWFSESINFMDEAAAITTASTITEAKMEASGANMEEIAAAVKDAVAKVKRGCRLILGKIQAPQAGSYSLNSHLMCDAWIGCDTKTNLKLKVLKRSRAGSRGGHVAGGVQDENDVEDEDEDDIEEDEEGDQSEYSEDEDEDEDKDEDEDDEVDKPNNNSNRKGFANGSARRKGRK
- the LOC107014246 gene encoding pentatricopeptide repeat-containing protein At4g21190, with amino-acid sequence MLCLRYSPVIFTTRRQETVQLPKNYNRNVVVCEAKGPRPRYPRVWKTKKKIGTISKSLKLVECIKGLSNVKEEVYGALDSFIAWELEFPLITVKKALKILENEKEWKRIIQVTKWMLSKGQGRTMGSYFALLNALAEDGRLEEAEELWLKLFSQNLESMPRIFFQKMIAIYYHKEMNEKMFEIFADMEELGIRPTVPVVKMVGNVFQKLGMLDKYQKLNKKYPPPKWEYRYIKGKRVKIRTKDLDKSHDHDVESKSEEVDESEFDENSQDQANEDYVEQIEDAEECEPGEISVVSRETRESSMST